In Halorussus limi, a genomic segment contains:
- the radA gene encoding DNA repair and recombination protein RadA: protein MAADVDLEELPGVGPATAEKLRDAGFDSYEGLAVAAPSELSNTADVGDSTASDIVQAAREAADVGGFETGAAVLERREKIGKLKWKIDEVDDLLGGGVETQSITEVYGEFGAGKSQVTHQLAVNVQLPREHGGLGGSAMFVDSEDTFRPERIDDMVRGLPDEAIQAAMDDREIEGTPDDDEAMEALVEDFLDKIHVAKAFNSNHQMLLAEKAQELANETQDDEYPVRLLCVDSLTAHFRAEYVGRGELAERQQKLNKHLHDLDKVGNLHNTAVVVTNQVASNPDSFFGDPTQPIGGNILGHKSTFRIYLRKSKGDKRIVRLVDAPNLADGEAVMRVEDGGLKPE from the coding sequence ATGGCAGCAGACGTAGACCTCGAAGAACTGCCGGGCGTCGGTCCGGCGACCGCAGAAAAGCTCCGAGACGCAGGCTTCGACTCCTACGAGGGCCTCGCAGTCGCGGCCCCCAGCGAACTCTCGAACACCGCCGACGTGGGCGACTCGACCGCCTCCGACATCGTGCAGGCGGCCCGCGAGGCCGCCGACGTGGGCGGGTTCGAGACCGGCGCGGCCGTGCTGGAGCGCCGCGAGAAGATCGGGAAACTGAAGTGGAAAATCGACGAGGTGGACGACCTCCTCGGCGGCGGCGTCGAGACTCAGTCGATTACGGAAGTGTACGGCGAGTTCGGCGCCGGGAAGTCGCAGGTCACCCACCAACTCGCGGTCAACGTCCAGCTTCCGCGCGAACACGGCGGTCTCGGCGGCAGCGCCATGTTCGTGGACAGCGAGGACACGTTCCGACCCGAGCGTATCGACGACATGGTCCGGGGCCTGCCCGACGAGGCGATTCAGGCCGCGATGGACGACCGCGAAATCGAGGGCACGCCGGACGACGACGAGGCGATGGAGGCGCTCGTCGAGGACTTCCTCGACAAGATTCACGTCGCCAAGGCGTTCAACTCCAACCACCAGATGCTGCTGGCCGAGAAGGCTCAGGAACTCGCCAACGAGACGCAGGACGACGAGTACCCCGTCCGCCTCCTCTGCGTGGACTCGCTGACGGCCCACTTCCGCGCGGAGTACGTCGGCCGTGGCGAACTCGCCGAGCGCCAGCAGAAACTCAACAAGCACCTCCACGACCTCGACAAGGTCGGCAACCTCCACAACACCGCGGTCGTCGTGACGAATCAGGTCGCGTCGAACCCCGACTCGTTCTTCGGCGACCCGACCCAGCCTATCGGTGGTAACATCCTCGGGCACAAGTCCACCTTCCGCATCTACCTCCGCAAGTCGAAGGGCGACAAGCGCATCGTCCGACTCGTGGACGCGCCGAACCTCGCCGACGGCGAGGCCGTGATGCGCGTCGAGGACGGCGGCCTGAAGCCCGAGTAA
- a CDS encoding type 1 glutamine amidotransferase — MSRLRIAFVNAAHDGADTRRNFRRELDADLVEFDATGGDLPETTDFDGVVVSGSRSSVYWDEEWIAPTKAWVREAIDAGLPCLGVCWGHQLLADVLGGEVADMGEYEIGYREVEQTGDARLFDGIDDRFTVFTTHSDAVTELPPGAEEIAANDYSNHGFRKDRVFGVQFHPEYDTETAESVTKGKDLADDRMDEVLSGINEENYRAACEAKLVFENFCDFVREVRERDSEGGSGTVSA; from the coding sequence ATGAGTCGATTGCGAATCGCGTTCGTCAACGCCGCCCACGACGGCGCAGACACTCGGCGGAACTTCCGGCGGGAGTTGGACGCCGACCTCGTGGAGTTCGACGCGACCGGCGGCGACCTGCCAGAGACCACCGACTTCGACGGCGTCGTGGTCTCGGGGTCCCGGTCGTCGGTCTACTGGGACGAAGAGTGGATAGCACCGACGAAAGCGTGGGTCCGCGAGGCCATCGACGCCGGACTCCCCTGCCTCGGCGTCTGTTGGGGCCACCAACTGCTCGCGGACGTGTTGGGCGGCGAAGTCGCCGACATGGGCGAGTACGAAATCGGGTATCGGGAGGTCGAACAGACGGGCGACGCGCGACTGTTCGACGGCATCGACGACCGGTTCACGGTGTTCACGACCCACTCCGACGCGGTAACGGAACTCCCGCCGGGCGCGGAAGAAATCGCCGCGAACGACTACTCGAACCACGGTTTCCGGAAGGACCGCGTGTTCGGCGTGCAGTTCCACCCCGAGTACGACACCGAGACCGCCGAATCGGTGACGAAGGGCAAGGACCTCGCCGACGACCGGATGGACGAGGTGCTCTCGGGCATCAACGAGGAGAACTACCGGGCGGCCTGCGAGGCGAAACTCGTCTTCGAGAACTTCTGTGACTTCGTCCGCGAGGTCCGCGAGCGCGACTCCGAGGGCGGAAGCGGAACCGTCTCGGCGTAG
- the htpX gene encoding zinc metalloprotease HtpX, which translates to MKWKADWGLRGRMALTMFLLFALYVAFVGGLLLYFNNIFFAVVLLGGFSIAQFFFSDKLALWSMGAKEVTEDEYPELHRMLGRLSQQADLPKPKVAVVDSRVPNAFATGRSQKNAAVAVTTGLMNTLDSDELEGVLAHELAHVKNRDMMVMTVASFLSTIAFLVVRWGWWFGGGDRERGQPAIWVAIVASLVVWVVSFLLIRALSRYREFAADRGGATITGKPSALASALMTIDSGMSKVPKEDFREQSEMNAFFIIPLKNDFIGKVFSTHPSTEARVERLRELEREL; encoded by the coding sequence ATGAAGTGGAAAGCAGACTGGGGACTTCGCGGGCGCATGGCCCTGACGATGTTCCTGTTGTTCGCGCTGTACGTCGCCTTCGTCGGCGGGTTGTTGTTGTACTTCAACAACATCTTCTTCGCGGTCGTACTGCTGGGCGGGTTCTCCATCGCCCAGTTCTTCTTCAGCGACAAACTGGCGCTGTGGAGCATGGGCGCGAAGGAGGTCACGGAGGACGAGTACCCGGAACTGCATCGCATGCTCGGCCGCCTCTCCCAGCAGGCCGACCTGCCGAAACCGAAGGTCGCCGTGGTCGATAGCCGCGTTCCCAACGCCTTCGCGACCGGGCGCTCGCAGAAGAACGCCGCGGTCGCGGTCACGACCGGTCTCATGAACACGCTCGACAGCGACGAGTTGGAGGGCGTGTTGGCCCACGAACTCGCCCACGTCAAGAACCGCGACATGATGGTGATGACCGTCGCGTCGTTCCTCTCGACCATCGCGTTCCTCGTGGTCCGGTGGGGCTGGTGGTTCGGCGGCGGCGACCGCGAGCGGGGGCAACCGGCCATCTGGGTCGCCATCGTCGCCTCGTTGGTTGTCTGGGTCGTGAGTTTCCTGCTCATCCGGGCGCTCTCGCGCTATCGCGAGTTCGCGGCCGACCGCGGCGGGGCGACCATCACGGGCAAGCCTTCGGCGCTGGCCTCGGCGCTGATGACCATCGACAGCGGCATGAGCAAGGTTCCGAAGGAGGACTTCCGCGAGCAGTCCGAGATGAACGCGTTCTTCATTATCCCGCTGAAGAACGACTTCATCGGCAAGGTGTTCAGCACCCATCCGAGCACGGAGGCCCGCGTCGAACGACTCCGAGAACTGGAACGCGAACTGTAG
- the pspAB gene encoding PspA-associated protein PspAB: MGLFDGLREVLGIRAETDATRKADPDDLFGMSTAYVTMEAELGYEAVGEAALCFSEVDSADFSDAVEEVHEILEVGAEETGTETEAHTDDYGYSWVILRDSDFEDLVTSLNFAADTLMERGYGSRLLAALFGFRDTSGRQQDGRYAYWVYSFRRGAYYPLVPKGTNDRDSSAEFKLESKLDGELDIENDKEYWYALLPSTSGKHPWE, translated from the coding sequence ATGGGACTGTTCGACGGACTGCGGGAAGTGCTGGGTATCCGGGCCGAGACCGACGCCACTCGGAAGGCCGACCCCGACGACCTGTTCGGGATGAGTACGGCCTACGTCACGATGGAGGCCGAACTGGGCTACGAAGCGGTCGGCGAGGCGGCGCTCTGCTTCTCGGAGGTCGACAGCGCCGACTTCTCCGACGCCGTCGAGGAGGTCCACGAGATTCTGGAGGTCGGCGCGGAGGAGACCGGCACCGAGACCGAGGCCCACACCGACGACTACGGCTACTCGTGGGTGATTCTGCGCGACTCCGACTTCGAGGACCTCGTGACCAGCCTCAACTTCGCCGCCGACACGCTGATGGAGCGAGGGTACGGGTCGCGCCTGCTCGCGGCGTTGTTTGGATTCCGGGACACGTCGGGCCGACAGCAGGACGGCCGGTACGCCTACTGGGTCTACTCGTTCCGCCGGGGCGCGTACTACCCTCTCGTGCCGAAGGGGACCAACGACCGCGACTCCAGCGCGGAGTTCAAGCTGGAGAGCAAACTCGACGGCGAACTCGACATCGAGAACGACAAGGAGTACTGGTACGCGCTGCTGCCGAGTACGTCCGGTAAGCATCCGTGGGAGTAA
- a CDS encoding 60S ribosomal export protein NMD3, translating into MTTEAREFCPNCGDPMEVDPAERTPLPDTAGKRGKEQKLCDSCYFDRFDLVDAPDRIEVLVCARCGAVHRGNRWVDIDARDYTDVAIEEVSDALGVHLDAYDVSWQVDPEQVDQNTIRMHCHFSGIVRETFVEETVVVPVKISRQTCTRCGRIAGDYYASTVQVRARERDPTSEEVERAEEIAHEIVAEMEETGDRNAFVTEVSETDDGVNIKVSTTNIGKKIAAKMTEEFGGDFSDSETLVTEDEDGEEVYRVTYAVHLPPYSPGEIIDLQDDDGGPVLVRSVRGNLKGTRLTTGEDYEAGYEVGDAPEARRLGRLADAEETTLVAVEDERAVQVLDPETYRTKTIARPDYVDTDAETVPVLKSRAGLHIVPDERGDGEDE; encoded by the coding sequence ATGACTACCGAAGCCCGCGAGTTCTGTCCCAACTGCGGGGACCCCATGGAAGTGGACCCCGCCGAGCGGACGCCCCTCCCCGATACCGCCGGCAAGCGCGGCAAGGAGCAGAAGCTCTGCGATTCGTGTTACTTCGACCGATTCGACCTCGTGGACGCGCCCGACCGCATCGAGGTGCTGGTCTGCGCGCGATGCGGGGCGGTCCACCGCGGCAACCGCTGGGTGGACATCGACGCCCGCGACTACACCGACGTGGCCATCGAGGAGGTCAGCGACGCGCTCGGCGTCCACCTCGACGCCTACGACGTGTCGTGGCAGGTCGACCCCGAGCAGGTCGACCAGAACACCATCCGGATGCACTGTCACTTCTCGGGCATCGTCCGCGAGACGTTCGTGGAGGAGACGGTCGTGGTCCCAGTGAAAATCTCGCGCCAGACCTGCACGCGGTGCGGTCGCATCGCGGGCGACTACTACGCCAGCACGGTGCAGGTCCGAGCGCGCGAGCGCGACCCGACGAGCGAGGAGGTCGAGCGGGCCGAGGAAATCGCCCACGAAATCGTCGCGGAGATGGAGGAGACCGGCGACCGCAACGCCTTCGTCACCGAGGTCAGCGAGACCGACGACGGCGTGAACATCAAGGTCTCGACCACCAACATCGGGAAGAAAATCGCGGCCAAGATGACAGAGGAGTTCGGCGGCGACTTCTCCGACTCCGAGACGCTCGTGACCGAGGACGAGGACGGCGAGGAGGTCTACCGCGTGACCTACGCGGTCCACCTGCCGCCGTACTCGCCCGGCGAGATAATCGACCTGCAGGACGACGACGGCGGCCCGGTCCTCGTCCGGAGCGTCCGCGGCAACCTGAAGGGCACGCGACTCACCACCGGCGAGGACTACGAGGCCGGATACGAGGTCGGCGACGCGCCCGAGGCCCGGCGACTCGGCCGCCTCGCCGACGCCGAGGAGACGACGCTCGTCGCGGTCGAGGACGAGCGCGCGGTCCAAGTGCTGGACCCCGAGACCTACCGGACGAAGACCATCGCCCGGCCCGACTACGTGGACACGGACGCAGAGACGGTGCCGGTGCTGAAGAGTCGCGCGGGCCTCCACATCGTGCCGGACGAACGCGGAGACGGCGAGGACGAATGA
- a CDS encoding class I SAM-dependent methyltransferase, protein MTERDGLGDESDADDAERHLAAVVRKPESEATIAALRGEGVYDATRKVREHDEALVELPVTDPPSETDVLDVVEQVAPDRRLPDLESRLRERGWTEAEIERAPGSWAVVGSVVLVTFEDCPRREEVGEALLALHGEADTVLANEGVSGVHREPSVSVVAGAGDTETVHTEHGTRYALDLAEVMFSPGNKAERARMGEVVEPGERVFDMFAGIGYFTLPMARAGADVTAAERNPAAFRFLIENAMLNDVSERVSAFRADCRDVVEQFSTGSETESNDAETDPRADRVVMGYYDASEPRSADAPDSSDASYEYLDSALAALKPGGVVHMHEATPEELLWDRPVSRLREAAANAGRDVEVLDRRKVKSHSEGVWHVVVDAEVT, encoded by the coding sequence ATGACCGAGCGCGACGGTCTCGGCGACGAGAGCGACGCAGACGACGCCGAACGTCACCTCGCCGCGGTCGTCCGGAAACCCGAGAGCGAGGCGACCATCGCGGCCCTGCGCGGGGAGGGCGTCTACGACGCGACCCGGAAAGTCCGGGAGCACGACGAGGCGTTGGTCGAACTCCCCGTGACCGACCCGCCGAGCGAGACCGACGTTCTCGACGTTGTCGAACAGGTCGCCCCGGACCGACGCCTGCCGGACCTCGAATCCCGCCTCCGCGAGCGCGGGTGGACCGAGGCGGAAATCGAGCGCGCGCCGGGGTCGTGGGCGGTCGTCGGAAGCGTCGTCCTCGTCACCTTCGAGGACTGCCCCCGCAGGGAAGAAGTCGGCGAGGCGCTACTCGCCCTCCACGGCGAGGCCGACACCGTGCTGGCCAACGAGGGCGTCTCGGGCGTCCACCGCGAACCCTCGGTGTCGGTCGTGGCGGGCGCGGGCGACACCGAGACGGTCCACACCGAACACGGCACCCGGTACGCGCTCGACTTGGCGGAGGTCATGTTCTCGCCGGGCAACAAGGCCGAGCGCGCCCGCATGGGCGAGGTGGTCGAACCCGGCGAGCGCGTCTTCGACATGTTCGCCGGCATCGGCTACTTCACCCTGCCGATGGCCCGGGCCGGGGCCGACGTGACCGCGGCCGAGCGCAACCCCGCCGCGTTCCGGTTCCTGATAGAGAACGCGATGCTCAACGACGTGTCCGAGCGCGTCTCGGCGTTCCGCGCCGACTGCCGCGACGTCGTCGAGCAGTTCTCGACTGGTAGCGAGACCGAGTCCAACGACGCGGAGACGGACCCCCGCGCCGACCGCGTCGTCATGGGCTACTACGACGCCTCCGAACCCCGGTCGGCGGACGCTCCCGATTCGTCGGACGCCTCCTACGAGTACCTCGATTCGGCGCTCGCGGCGCTGAAACCCGGCGGCGTCGTCCACATGCACGAGGCCACTCCCGAGGAGTTGCTCTGGGACCGGCCGGTCTCGCGCCTGCGCGAGGCGGCCGCGAACGCCGGACGCGACGTCGAGGTGCTGGACCGCCGGAAAGTAAAGAGCCACAGCGAGGGCGTCTGGCACGTCGTCGTGGACGCCGAGGTGACGTGA
- the sufU gene encoding Fe-S cluster assembly sulfur transfer protein SufU, whose amino-acid sequence MGMGSDMYRQQILDHYKSPRNYGELEEKTFSHAGENPMCGDEITIDVQLDEDDEVIERVAFRGDGCAISQASASMLTGELQGMTVEEMQDLDRDDVIDMLGVDISPMRVKCAVLAEKVVQDGADIYEGEKQLDKTTTESDDE is encoded by the coding sequence ATGGGCATGGGCTCGGACATGTATCGCCAGCAGATTCTCGACCACTACAAGAGTCCCCGCAACTACGGGGAACTGGAGGAGAAGACCTTCTCCCACGCTGGCGAGAACCCGATGTGCGGCGACGAGATAACGATAGACGTGCAACTCGACGAGGACGACGAGGTCATCGAACGCGTCGCCTTCCGCGGCGATGGCTGTGCCATCAGTCAGGCCAGCGCGAGCATGCTGACCGGCGAGTTGCAGGGCATGACCGTCGAGGAGATGCAGGACCTCGACCGCGACGACGTCATCGACATGCTCGGGGTGGACATCAGTCCGATGCGCGTCAAGTGCGCGGTCCTCGCCGAGAAGGTGGTGCAGGACGGCGCGGACATCTACGAGGGCGAGAAGCAACTCGACAAGACGACGACCGAATCGGACGACGAGTAA
- a CDS encoding NAD-dependent epimerase/dehydratase family protein, which produces MPEQVIVTGGLGRSGRWIVDHLADDGREVVCVDQTHPGWEIDARENLDFRAADLTNRGEAFDLLADLDPDAVVHWAALPSPTRHAGGRVFETNVLAAYNVLVGAGRAGARVAWASSESAYGYAFAEEKRLPDRLPIREADALRPEDPYGTSKVVGEEVAKMVTRRFGVPVASIRPSWIQYPGEYECVEGREDLAAGAGNFWSYVDARDVAGIVAHALDADFSGHEAFHAAAADNYLERPIEEALESFFGELPDHCNVSGDESALSVAKADEVLDWDPDHSWREAADEEIAGPELVRDE; this is translated from the coding sequence ATGCCAGAGCAAGTCATCGTCACCGGCGGCCTCGGACGCTCGGGGCGCTGGATAGTCGACCACCTCGCGGACGACGGGCGGGAGGTCGTCTGCGTGGACCAGACTCACCCCGGGTGGGAAATCGACGCGCGCGAGAACCTCGATTTCCGCGCGGCGGACCTCACGAACCGGGGCGAAGCCTTCGACCTCCTCGCGGACCTCGACCCCGACGCCGTGGTCCACTGGGCCGCCCTGCCCTCGCCGACGCGCCACGCCGGGGGCCGGGTCTTCGAGACGAACGTGCTGGCGGCGTACAACGTCCTCGTGGGCGCGGGCCGGGCGGGAGCGCGCGTCGCGTGGGCCTCCAGCGAGAGCGCCTACGGCTACGCCTTCGCCGAAGAGAAGCGCCTGCCCGACCGCCTGCCGATTCGGGAGGCCGACGCCCTGCGCCCCGAGGACCCCTACGGGACCTCGAAGGTCGTCGGCGAGGAGGTAGCCAAGATGGTGACTCGGCGGTTCGGCGTGCCGGTCGCCTCGATTCGTCCGTCGTGGATTCAGTACCCCGGCGAATACGAGTGCGTCGAGGGCCGAGAGGACCTCGCGGCGGGTGCGGGCAACTTCTGGTCGTACGTGGACGCCCGCGACGTGGCCGGCATCGTCGCCCACGCACTCGACGCCGACTTCTCGGGCCACGAGGCGTTCCACGCCGCGGCCGCGGACAACTATCTGGAGCGCCCCATCGAGGAGGCGCTCGAATCGTTCTTCGGCGAACTCCCCGACCACTGCAACGTCTCGGGTGACGAGTCGGCGCTGTCGGTGGCGAAGGCCGACGAAGTGCTGGACTGGGACCCCGACCACTCGTGGCGCGAGGCGGCGGACGAGGAAATCGCGGGGCCGGAACTGGTCCGGGACGAGTAG
- a CDS encoding HD domain-containing protein, whose protein sequence is MRDEVRERAETYFGDVSPSHDWQHVRRVARLAETLADEYDPDEDVLFAAVWLHDIGRAKEDRGEIEDHAEWGATEAADILRDLGADDDTVEAVQHCIRAHRYSNDVEPETREAEILSDADNLDALGAVGVARTFVYGGELGQPMHDPDLPPEADDTETGETQFNHLHKKVLSLRDRMYTDAGREIAAARSEYVAEFAGRFEREVAGDA, encoded by the coding sequence ATGCGAGACGAGGTGCGCGAACGCGCCGAGACGTACTTCGGAGACGTGTCGCCCTCCCACGACTGGCAGCACGTCCGGCGAGTCGCCAGACTCGCCGAGACGCTCGCCGACGAGTACGACCCGGACGAGGACGTGCTGTTCGCGGCGGTCTGGCTACACGACATCGGCCGCGCGAAGGAGGACCGCGGGGAAATCGAGGACCACGCCGAGTGGGGCGCGACCGAGGCCGCGGACATCCTCCGGGACCTCGGCGCGGACGACGACACCGTCGAGGCGGTCCAGCACTGTATTCGCGCCCACCGCTACTCCAACGACGTGGAACCCGAGACCCGCGAGGCCGAGATTCTCTCGGACGCCGACAACCTCGATGCGCTCGGTGCGGTCGGCGTCGCGCGCACCTTCGTCTACGGCGGCGAACTCGGCCAACCGATGCACGACCCCGACCTGCCGCCCGAGGCCGACGACACCGAGACCGGAGAGACGCAGTTCAACCACCTCCACAAGAAAGTCCTCTCGCTCCGCGACCGGATGTACACCGACGCGGGCCGGGAGATAGCGGCGGCCCGCAGCGAGTACGTCGCCGAGTTCGCCGGGCGGTTCGAGCGCGAAGTCGCGGGTGACGCCTGA
- a CDS encoding DUF2243 domain-containing protein, producing the protein MARPEGERTVLFGAGVFGFGSGALLDVLVFHLIFQWHHLLSDFFTPNTLAGLRTNIYYDGLFSLAMVGVMAVGMGAVWRELNRASESHSAVRALGAIFVGAGLFNLFDGIVDHYVLGIHDVVHGTQAFNPHWVGASLLLLGAGILAVTR; encoded by the coding sequence ATGGCTCGACCCGAGGGTGAGCGAACCGTCCTGTTCGGCGCGGGCGTCTTCGGCTTCGGGTCGGGGGCGCTCCTCGACGTGCTCGTCTTCCACCTGATTTTCCAGTGGCACCACCTGCTCTCGGACTTCTTCACGCCGAACACGCTCGCCGGCCTGCGGACGAACATCTACTACGACGGACTGTTCTCGCTCGCCATGGTCGGCGTGATGGCGGTGGGGATGGGGGCGGTCTGGCGAGAACTGAACCGGGCCTCTGAATCGCACTCGGCCGTCCGGGCGCTCGGCGCTATCTTCGTCGGTGCTGGACTGTTCAACCTCTTCGACGGTATCGTGGACCACTACGTGCTGGGGATTCACGACGTCGTTCACGGCACGCAGGCGTTCAATCCCCACTGGGTCGGGGCGAGTCTGTTGCTTCTGGGCGCGGGAATTCTCGCGGTGACGCGGTGA
- a CDS encoding AI-2E family transporter, which produces MKARTAFAAILVGVLAVLSVLVVRPFLDYVLAAMLLAFVLRPAQRRLAPEIGARLSAFALVTLTVLLFVGPVGLFVRVVLSDVDDLPTSVSELPTYRSVERIVERSLGVQIGAQFDQVLGSFTSALAQRSSGLASAGVHFTLGILLLLFLLYYLLKDADTLVRWAKRVTPLPRNVQDDLYAEAEEAAWAVLKGHVLVATVQGFVSGLGLIALGVPNAMFWTVVLMFLAMIPIVGVSPVLGGATVYLVVNGRILAAALLVVYGMTVVAVTDDYLRALVIDKESSLHSGVILLGVFGAAYFLGAIGIFVGPIILALFKETVEVFVEYYDLT; this is translated from the coding sequence ATGAAGGCGCGGACCGCGTTCGCCGCCATCTTGGTCGGGGTACTGGCAGTCCTGTCGGTGCTCGTCGTCAGGCCGTTCCTCGATTACGTCCTCGCGGCGATGCTGCTGGCGTTCGTCCTCAGGCCCGCCCAGCGCCGACTCGCGCCGGAAATCGGAGCGCGGCTCTCGGCGTTCGCGCTCGTCACGCTGACCGTCCTGCTGTTCGTCGGTCCGGTCGGACTGTTCGTGCGAGTCGTGCTCTCGGACGTGGACGACCTGCCGACTAGCGTGAGCGAACTGCCGACGTATCGGTCGGTCGAGCGAATCGTCGAGCGCTCCCTCGGCGTCCAAATCGGCGCGCAGTTCGACCAGGTTCTCGGGAGTTTCACCTCCGCGCTCGCCCAGCGGAGTTCCGGACTGGCGAGCGCCGGAGTCCACTTCACGCTGGGCATCCTCCTGTTGCTGTTCCTGCTCTACTACCTGCTTAAGGACGCCGACACGCTGGTTCGGTGGGCCAAGCGCGTCACGCCGCTTCCCCGGAACGTGCAGGACGACCTCTACGCCGAGGCCGAGGAAGCGGCGTGGGCGGTGCTGAAGGGTCACGTCCTCGTCGCCACCGTGCAGGGGTTCGTGTCCGGTCTCGGACTCATCGCGCTCGGAGTTCCGAACGCGATGTTCTGGACCGTGGTATTGATGTTCTTGGCGATGATTCCCATCGTCGGCGTCTCGCCGGTTCTCGGCGGCGCGACCGTCTATCTCGTGGTGAACGGCCGAATCCTCGCGGCCGCGCTGCTGGTCGTCTACGGCATGACGGTGGTCGCCGTCACCGACGACTACCTCCGGGCGCTGGTCATCGACAAGGAGTCGTCGCTCCACTCGGGGGTCATCCTGCTCGGGGTGTTCGGGGCGGCCTACTTCCTCGGCGCTATCGGTATCTTCGTCGGTCCGATAATCCTCGCGCTGTTCAAGGAGACTGTCGAGGTGTTCGTCGAGTACTACGACCTCACCTGA
- a CDS encoding CPBP family intramembrane glutamic endopeptidase: MSHQSVSPARRVGVATGLAVLGVVLSVLLSIPVFVVSLGTVAQFAVALVLSELGFVAAGLVFLRATDEGLDFLRIRTPDLRALGVVVAGTVALFGYRLVAILTAQAAGLPLAGNSVTQLAEQGVLATLLLLVPLSVLVVGPAEEFLFRGVIQPYLDGAFSRALAVVLTSALFALVHLPTTWIATPNPIAVSVTLVILFGLSLLLGYLYVWTDNLVVPILVHGFYDALLFGLAYLVLSSETLPDGASAVALNV; the protein is encoded by the coding sequence ATGTCTCACCAGTCCGTCAGTCCCGCCCGGCGCGTCGGAGTCGCGACCGGTCTCGCGGTCCTCGGCGTCGTCCTCAGCGTCCTGCTGTCGATTCCGGTCTTCGTCGTCTCGCTGGGAACCGTCGCGCAGTTCGCGGTCGCACTCGTCCTCTCGGAGTTGGGATTCGTCGCGGCCGGACTCGTCTTCCTCCGAGCGACCGACGAGGGCCTCGACTTCCTCCGGATTCGGACGCCCGACCTCCGGGCGCTCGGCGTCGTCGTCGCCGGGACCGTCGCGCTGTTCGGCTACCGACTCGTCGCCATCCTGACCGCGCAGGCCGCCGGTCTCCCGCTGGCTGGCAACTCGGTGACGCAACTCGCCGAACAGGGCGTCCTCGCCACTCTCCTCCTGCTCGTCCCGCTCTCCGTCCTCGTGGTCGGTCCGGCCGAGGAGTTCCTCTTTCGCGGGGTCATCCAACCGTACCTTGACGGCGCGTTCTCGCGTGCGCTCGCGGTCGTCCTCACCAGCGCCCTGTTCGCGCTGGTCCACCTGCCGACGACGTGGATAGCCACGCCGAACCCGATTGCGGTCTCGGTGACGCTCGTCATCCTGTTCGGCCTCTCGCTGCTGCTGGGGTATCTCTACGTCTGGACCGACAATCTGGTCGTCCCCATTCTGGTCCACGGCTTCTACGACGCGCTCCTGTTCGGACTGGCGTATCTGGTGCTGTCCTCGGAGACGCTTCCCGACGGAGCCTCTGCCGTGGCCCTGAACGTTTAG